Below is a genomic region from Syngnathus acus chromosome 20, fSynAcu1.2, whole genome shotgun sequence.
tAGGACCAACTAAATGTAAGAGTAGATTTTTTAGCAGCCGTAATGGGTTCCAGCTCACCTGCAAAACTGTGGACAAGCAAGACAGAAAAGGTTAGCGACTTTTTCTCCAGCTGGTTTTAGCTAGCAATTTACTTTGGTCATCTCGACATGCATGTCATTCATCTGAAATCTAGTTGTCGGTTGTGACTGAACTCAGCATTACTGAGGCCTTTTAGCAAAAAAGTGTGAATGTATTCCTTCAGCAGTCAGTGATGGATTCTGCTTCATTACTGGCTGCAGCGGAATCAATAAGCAGGCAGCCTATTTTCCTGCCCGAACCAATCTCTCGCCTTACAAATTGGTGATTGTATCTATTTGATCCATTGCCATCATTTGGGTTTGTGATGCAATCTGAACCTAATTTTTCCTCATCTATGGTTCTTTCTGTCCACTGGCGCCCGCCATCTTGAAAAATAACAGTTTTgatgttttcttatttttattaacaCTAGCACTGATGTCTTGatggctttttaaaaaaaaaaaatttatgaGTTCGTCACATCACGTTAGCAAAGCCTTGCTGAATTGCAGGCTTTCATCTTTGGGCATTTAAAGTGTCACGTTCTCCTGTCACACTCAGTGAGCGGCCCTCCTCATTAACCGTAATGATGGCCAGTTCGGCGCGCTGCCGAGCGGAACGGCAGATGTGAGCAAGCCATCGCGTCTTGATGAACGAGTCACACTGGCTGATGGAAGAAGGTGTTGTCGACGGTGGGTTTACTTTCTGTATCATGTTTGCCCCCCGTTGTCAATCTAGATCTACCTACGTTTCCTCGACTATGAGATGGCTAACTCCAACGAGTGCAAGCGCAACTTTGTGGCAGTGTACGACGGTGGCAGGtaggattattttttaaatatgtttttgtaagTGCTGCCTATTGAGATGTGATATTATTTGATGTCAAGATAAGATAAGTAGCTCTTATCTTTTTCCCGCACCACTGATAAAACTTTGATTGCTCAAAGTCCTTCATAACACTTTCCTACCTGCCTTAAATTGTCATTGGGCTGATCATTTATTACATACAgtatgaatgtattttttcttttttttttttatctcaccCAAGTTCGGTGGAGGACCTGAAAAGCAAGTTCTGTTCCACGGTGGCCAATGACCTCATGTTGGTGTCGACCCTCGGCGTCATCCGGATGTGGGCAGATGAAGCTAGTCGAAAAAGCCGCTTCCGCATCCTTTTCACCACCTTCCAAGAACGTACGTTTTTTACAACATGACATAAGCCACCTTCTATTTGATCATTCGTTCATTCTTAAAGtctctaaaaaaaagtttcagaaTTTGGACAATGTGCGTGTCATTCAGTTAAGGCAGAAATAGACTCTCTGATATCATCTCTGAGGTTTTGTGAAGTCAGTGTCACCATTGTAGGAGACCTTTTTACCAGGATGCGCTGTTGTCACGGCAACGCCTCTGCCTGAAGGCCACAAGCATCACCAACACCGGCGGGGCTAGAGGAATTGCCGCGGGGGCAGTGCCCCTCCATCCCCCCACCCTTAATATATGTCATTTTTGTATGTAGAAGTTCTCCCATTTATTCAGTGACTTGTCATCATGGTATATGATGATGTAGGCGTGAATATGTTCATACAGATAGGATCAAAACTCATGAATAATAAGTGGACATATTTTGACAAGTTGatcaaaatgaagcaaaatggGATTTAGCCTCACATTGCTGGACTTTGCTGCATAaaccttgtttttgttcccgCAAGCGCTTTCTGCAGACACACTAATTATTTTCACCAGCGACTAATTTGGCAGATTAATTTGCGCCTCTGGTATCGACTGGGACACTACGTGTGGACAAAAGGGCACTTTTATTACTGTACGTGTTGGTATTAACTTTGTGGAAGATCTTTGAGGATCACTCAACGGTTTACGAGAGGCGCCTTCATTGGTGAAAATCAAAGAAATTGGGCCGCGTCTTGCTGGTTGTTAGCAGCAAGCTAGCTGGATTTTTGCGAGAGACACGGTTCAAATCCgaatttaaaacacacacaataggaattgattaaaatgtttgGTTGTTTAAGTCTTGGTGGggcaaaatgagaaaaaggtCACCTTGGCTTTCTATGacttcatgatgatgtcacCTGAAACATTAGCGCACTAATTTTATGACCACGTCGACGTGATGGGTTGCGCCGCCCTTGCGCTGACATCATCCACAGGCAGAGAGGCGGGATGGCCGTTTTAGGAGCAAGGCCATGCTAAAGGGGGGCTGAGGGTGGGCCATTTTCGGAATAGGATGGGTGGTGATGAGATAGATAGGAGCACCAAATGACAATTTTGTTGACGACCAAAGATCTCATTCCACACACATCAAGTAAAAGTGATTTTGAAGATGAGAGTGAAGGGCAAATACAAACAACAGATGGGTTTTGGGGGAACAGtcccaaaaagaaatgtaaatgaCTTCCCTTGAActgatttgcacatttttaagCAGCTTACAGATTTGGTGCTGTTAATAATGATGGGATTCAAGTGGGAcgtgtatggggggggggggggggggggcaatattTTAGGATAGCGTGAGCGAAATTGTTTCATTTGAGCTTTCTAATCTCTTCACTTTGACCACAAAAAAGTGTTCCGAATGAGTTCCATCCATTTCTCTGTTCCAGCTCCGTGTGATCCAGATGCCTTCTTCTGTCACAGTAACATGTGCATAAACAACACGCTGGTGTGCAATGGCCAGCAGAACTGTGTGTACCCCTGGGATGAGAATCAATGTAAAGGTGAGATGTGTTAATTTACATCAGGAATAAATGATAACTCTTTTCAGGCGCACTTAATATCCtttattttctccaaaatCTTGTCGAGATGAAGTTGAATGAAGTTTGACCAGTTCAAATGTATCTTTGACATCTATAGACGTCAATGGTCGTGAATGATTTATTCTGCGGAGAGTAAAACTTTCAGCCATGATCTCACACGATCTCTTGGTGCACAGAGATGACGAAAGCCAACATCCTGGACAACCTGAACAACACAAACGGGACCATCATCGGTGTCACGTGCTGTAtcgtccttctcctcctcatcatctcCGTTATTGTTCAAATCAAGCAGCCTCGCAAAAAGTACATCCTCCGGCGCGAGGACTTTGACCCCACCATGTTTCAAGAGGTCTTCGAGCCGCCTCACTACGAGCTGTGCACTTTGCGCagcgccaccgccgccacctcAGCGGACTTGGTGGACCTAGCGGAGGACTTTGAGAACTACCACGCCCTCCGCCGTGCCTCCTCACGCTGCATCCACGACCACCACTGTGGCTCCTCCTCCAACCCGGGCTCGGCCCACATATCCCAGCTGTCCCTCAGCGGACGAGGGAGCCGCGGCAACCTGAGCGCGCGGGACGCGGCGGCCGGCCTTCTGGCAGACCTCCCGCAGCCCCCCATGTCCGTGCGGCCCCTGCTGCCCAGCTCGGCCAACCGTCGGAGCATCTTGGTCATGAAGCACAGCTACTCGCAAGAGGGAGCCGACAACGGTTGTGACCTAGACGACGACCTGGATGAAGTTCCAACCACCAGCCACCGACTTTCACGCCACGAAAAGGCAGTACAGCGGTCAGTATCCATCGATTTTTGATGAGGGGAGACTCTGGAATATTCCCCTTTCAGTTTGGATTATCCTCCTtagttgaatattttttgttttctggttCTCGAGGGCTGCTGTGTTCTAGATTTTTGCCTCCTCCGGCACATGCAAACCATCTGGATCGTTATCAGGCTTCTtctgagcagcagcaggggaAACACGCATAAATGGTGGCCCTCGAGTACCGGATTtggaaacaaatcattttttaattcaatgatTAGTTTAAAATTCAGTGCCTCCAAAATCCAATCGCAATCCAGTTATTTTTCTAGCAATAGAAAATCAGACGTTGTTTGGCATTTAGCATAGaataatatatttatgttAAAGCAAATACGTGATTTATTCTTGCATGCACTGCTCCTGACACTCGCTATTATTACTAGTCAAGGTTACATGCGGCGTGTGAGCCTGCCGACGCAAAgtaacattaaaatacagAGGCGTGACATTTCAGGTTCTGCCTCATTGGCTCTTTGAGCAAACACGAATCAGAGTACAACACAACTAGGGTCTAAGAGACAATCTCAAGGTAAGCCCCCTTTGCTTCGTCTAACACTTTTGATGATGTATCTTGTGTTGTCGCCTTTTGCTTTGATGAATGTTTTccctctttgtgtgtgtgtgtgtgttttttttttacaatttttttctaCGAAGATGGTTTTCTTGCTTGCAGCCATCTTGgaacttgtgtgtttgtttgaacaTAGAATGCTCAATTTTACTgcatggttgttgttttttccctgGTAGACAAACTGTAGATGCATTGGATGTTTGATCTGCATGGACTTGCTCGATTTATATTTGTTACCGGTCTTAATGTGTTAATCcttttgtcccccccccaacaGCACAAATGAGCAGCagctagtaaaaaaaaatgatctgaTGTGGGATTTGATACTAAACCATGTTACAGTTAAAGTGATACATCCTTGTCAGTGACCATATATTGTTAAGTCCACTGCCCATTttgtacataaatgatttACAATTGATAGTTAAAGCCATTGAAACGTTGTGGCGCGGTTCCCTCGGATACCGCTAGAGGAAGCCAATACACAACAATAAGGATCATCACTGCGCTAATTCTCAGTTTTTAACTTGTGTTCGGTTATGTCATATTTTACATGTCTAAGATTTACTGAGGTTGATCCCAGTGGATTTTATAGTCACTGGACACTTAAATAAATTTTTAGCATAAAAATCAATGTTCTGTTTAAAATACATGTCtctgtgtatgtatgtgcgcACTCATGTTCTACATTGTGTGGCATTGTCTCCATCATGTAGACATCTTGAGAGTAGTGCAATCCGTGATGAGCCCGAGCAGGCATGAACTGACGGGTGACAAAGCGGACCCGGCGCGATGTGATGCGATGCTGAGGCTCGAATGGACGCTTTGACGCAATGATATCCAAAGGATGTGATCGTGTGCAAAGATGAGCACAAAGAACTTGATGAAAATAGTTCATGACGTCATTCTTTGAATGACGTTTGATGTTCATCCCATTTTGGTTCTTGTCTCcatagaaaacaacaacaatccatCTTATATAGCTTCTGGCTAAAATTAGGGTGATATTTCTTCAACTGTCACTGAGGACAAACTACTTATGATAAAGTATAGCATGTGTCATGGAgcggatggagcagggcgaccaagtgcagcttagaccagggtttattgtagaaaacaaaactaacagactcggcaaactgacataacgcaacaaaacaacaagaggactaaccgacagggatgtgaaacaaaagacgtgAAGACATTACGAaaacaggaaccaaaaagacatcaagacaacaatgatccgacgggcCGTGagaggcagacaggacttatatactcacgacaggtaacaagaggcaggtgagaataatcaaactaatcatgggcacacaggaggggaagggcgagcacacagacagaaaccatgacaacagacacatagtggaacggctggggacgagacgtgacagcaTGTGATCCAAATGAGTAGATTTATAGTTTTCTTAATAAAAAATTGGAGTATTACTAACACATACCATCAATGCAAGGCTGCACTTTTGCATGCTTTTTAATAGCCATTGAAATAGACCAGATAGACTATCAGAGACCGACCTCCCCCTCGCCCTCCCATGCTAATACATTAGACAGACagtccaaaaatgaaaaattgcatTGCATGCTAATAGTTGAAAATCATTGAATGCAAACCCAAACCTAATTCaatttggtttttttgtttttctttgactcTCATATTTCTAAGTTTGCTTGTCCCCTAATGATTGCCATAGGAAGCTGTATGGCTTTGTATCAAACCAGACTTTTTTACTTgagcaaaatacaaatgttttttaaagttaTTCTAACAATCCTTCAGGGCCGGTTCTAACGATTCTTTCTAACAGTCTTTTGAAATTGTATGCACACACTTACACTCTCTTCTTTTTTGCTCGACTTTCCCTCTGTCTTCACACAAAGTCAAACACTGGTCTGCAAGTAAATAGATGGAAACAGATATCTCGGTTCAAATAAGAAAGTCTGGACCTATTTATCAGAAGCAGGCCAGCCGGCAAatttatatgaaaaaaaaaaaaggaaaaagtttgCAAG
It encodes:
- the neto1l gene encoding neuropilin and tolloid-like protein 1, whose translation is MVHGHSFYHVVASLLLLGLSGATKRETSVKNNSGVKPAGECGTWVKEPEGGLFTSPNYPNKYPPDTECVYILEAPPRQCIELHFEDHYSIESSWECKFDNIEVRDGPFGFSPMLGRYCGQHSPPDIRSSGRYLWLKFVTDGELEAVGFSANYNFTADPDFADLGIPPPLPSCQYNMVGPEGIVESHQITRDGKAGANEAVDCKWYIQAPPHSKIYLRFLDYEMANSNECKRNFVAVYDGGSSVEDLKSKFCSTVANDLMLVSTLGVIRMWADEASRKSRFRILFTTFQEPPCDPDAFFCHSNMCINNTLVCNGQQNCVYPWDENQCKEMTKANILDNLNNTNGTIIGVTCCIVLLLLIISVIVQIKQPRKKYILRREDFDPTMFQEVFEPPHYELCTLRSATAATSADLVDLAEDFENYHALRRASSRCIHDHHCGSSSNPGSAHISQLSLSGRGSRGNLSARDAAAGLLADLPQPPMSVRPLLPSSANRRSILVMKHSYSQEGADNGCDLDDDLDEVPTTSHRLSRHEKAVQRFCLIGSLSKHESEYNTTRV